A region from the Roseofilum capinflatum BLCC-M114 genome encodes:
- a CDS encoding phycobilisome rod-core linker polypeptide: protein MNCPPKPITVSRTSSLEERQQALIAIYYQVLERQPYQYEHKLLKKAEHQFLHDKIGVRRFLKELGHSAVYLDSFYHRYSNVKFLEICLKHFLGRAPKDKAEIQHYSQTLTTKGVDQLITAILDSEEYRKVFGCFTVPYARSPKYYESPQSYLETQWLNSEHIGQRGTTVPTRYWHDLGWVCEGGVCHPEAGEILNPPISNEVEVAVQELVKLVESEQGQKALASISPQQLEKLRSAIG, encoded by the coding sequence ATGAACTGCCCCCCTAAACCCATAACTGTCAGTCGAACTTCATCGCTCGAAGAACGGCAACAAGCGCTGATCGCCATCTATTATCAAGTATTGGAGCGTCAGCCTTATCAGTATGAACACAAACTTTTAAAGAAAGCCGAGCATCAATTTTTGCACGATAAAATTGGAGTACGTCGGTTTCTGAAAGAGCTAGGTCATTCTGCTGTTTATCTGGATTCTTTCTATCACCGTTACTCCAATGTGAAGTTCTTAGAAATCTGCTTGAAACACTTTCTTGGTCGTGCGCCAAAAGATAAAGCTGAAATTCAACACTATTCGCAAACTTTAACCACAAAAGGTGTTGACCAGTTAATTACCGCTATTCTAGATTCAGAGGAATACCGGAAAGTTTTCGGATGTTTTACCGTTCCTTATGCGCGATCGCCCAAATATTACGAATCACCCCAATCTTACCTAGAAACCCAGTGGTTGAACTCCGAACACATTGGGCAACGGGGAACCACTGTCCCCACCCGATATTGGCATGACTTAGGCTGGGTGTGTGAAGGAGGAGTTTGCCATCCCGAAGCTGGCGAAATTCTTAATCCTCCGATTTCCAACGAAGTTGAAGTAGCTGTTCAGGAATTAGTCAAGCTCGTGGAATCTGAACAGGGACAAAAAGCATTAGCGTCAATTTCACCTCAACAACTGGAAAAATTACGGTCAGCGATTGGTTGA
- a CDS encoding CHAT domain-containing protein → MFDHYLMRKRATRWISCLGLFLVVFSIIVVTGHLSWSLPLESKEPSDRQELISVVNHLEQMWKNDYTDYFQSGTRNQSALQAPEIAEFLARKEKETGKTPALLYLHPMPEGLNLLLMTAQGHLTHHQIQDASQPKLGEIADEFRSTITNPRYIRTTRYQASAQQLYEWIIRPIEAQLETEGIDTLLLCTGVGLRSVPFAALFDGEQFLVEKYNLAMIPAFNLMTVGAEKPQQSKLLAMGASEFKNLNPLPAVALELELLREGIVQGQNVWESRAFLNEEFTLENLQTQLESQDFDIVHLATHAEFQPGKPNQSYIQFWDTQLTLDRIRQLPLDDPPLDLLVLSACRTAIGDPEAELGFAGLAFESGVQSALASLWYVSDGGTLALMSEFYQQLPRVSMKAEALRQAQISLLRGEVSLNNRELRGSRGAVELPSELSNLAIDNLAAPFYWAAFTLIGSPW, encoded by the coding sequence ATGTTTGATCATTATCTGATGCGTAAACGAGCAACCCGGTGGATCTCTTGCCTGGGCTTGTTTTTGGTTGTATTCAGTATCATTGTAGTAACTGGGCATTTAAGCTGGAGTCTCCCCCTTGAGTCAAAAGAGCCTTCAGATCGACAAGAGTTAATCAGTGTCGTTAACCATCTAGAACAGATGTGGAAAAACGATTACACCGATTACTTCCAATCAGGGACTAGGAATCAGTCAGCCCTACAAGCACCAGAAATTGCCGAGTTTCTGGCTCGGAAGGAGAAAGAAACTGGAAAAACCCCAGCGCTACTCTATCTTCATCCTATGCCAGAAGGTCTAAATTTACTTTTGATGACGGCTCAGGGTCATCTAACCCATCATCAGATCCAAGATGCATCTCAACCTAAACTTGGGGAAATCGCTGATGAATTTCGCAGCACAATCACCAATCCCCGATATATCCGGACAACGCGATATCAAGCTTCGGCACAACAACTCTACGAGTGGATCATCCGCCCGATAGAAGCCCAATTAGAAACGGAAGGCATTGACACCTTACTCTTATGTACAGGAGTGGGATTAAGATCGGTTCCGTTTGCTGCCTTATTTGATGGTGAGCAATTTTTAGTGGAAAAATATAACTTGGCGATGATCCCAGCGTTTAACTTGATGACGGTGGGAGCAGAAAAACCCCAACAGTCAAAACTTCTGGCGATGGGAGCCTCGGAGTTTAAGAATCTCAATCCTTTACCTGCCGTTGCCCTAGAATTGGAGTTGCTCCGTGAGGGGATAGTGCAAGGGCAAAACGTTTGGGAGAGCCGAGCGTTTTTGAATGAGGAATTTACCTTAGAGAACTTACAAACCCAATTGGAATCCCAGGATTTTGATATTGTTCATTTAGCCACCCATGCTGAATTTCAGCCGGGAAAACCGAATCAATCCTATATTCAATTTTGGGATACTCAGCTTACCCTGGATCGGATTCGCCAACTGCCTTTGGATGATCCGCCTTTGGATTTACTGGTGTTGAGTGCTTGTCGGACGGCTATTGGCGATCCGGAAGCGGAATTAGGGTTTGCGGGATTAGCGTTTGAAAGTGGTGTGCAATCAGCGTTAGCGAGTCTTTGGTATGTCAGTGATGGGGGAACTTTGGCACTGATGAGTGAATTTTATCAGCAGTTACCCAGGGTTTCAATGAAAGCGGAAGCCCTGCGCCAAGCGCAAATTTCCCTATTACGAGGAGAAGTAAGTTTAAATAACCGTGAATTACGGGGGAGTCGGGGGGCGGTGGAATTACCTTCAGAGCTAAGTAATTTGGCTATTGATAATCTAGCCGCTCCGTTTTATTGGGCGGCTTTTACTCTCATTGGTTCTCCTTGGTAG
- a CDS encoding PhzF family phenazine biosynthesis protein, which produces MASVPFYIVDVFAVKPYSGNQLAVILDAGELTTETMQTIAKEINFSETTFILGDRPENGGYPVRIFTPTQELPFAGHPTLGTAYIIQQAIIGSTVERVTLNLQVGQIPVHWQTENQTEILWMQQNPPEFTATYSKEVLAPILSLEPEDIDDRFPIQTVSTGIPFIIVPLKTQAALKRCRIQQPLYFEFIEDKPVKMIFVFCPETKHPENTFSARMFADYLGIPEDPATGSANGCFAGYLVQHHYLETEDIHNVRVEQGYEINRPSLLHLSAHRHQDTISVQVGGTVIPIAKGEFFL; this is translated from the coding sequence ATGGCTTCTGTCCCTTTTTATATTGTTGATGTTTTTGCTGTGAAACCCTATAGCGGCAATCAATTAGCTGTCATTCTCGATGCGGGAGAACTGACGACGGAAACGATGCAAACTATTGCCAAGGAAATTAACTTTTCAGAAACTACGTTTATTTTAGGCGATCGCCCGGAAAATGGTGGCTACCCAGTCCGCATCTTTACCCCCACGCAAGAACTCCCCTTTGCAGGACATCCCACCCTAGGCACTGCCTACATCATCCAGCAAGCCATTATTGGATCAACCGTCGAGCGCGTCACCTTAAACCTGCAAGTCGGCCAAATTCCCGTCCATTGGCAAACGGAGAATCAAACAGAAATCTTATGGATGCAGCAAAATCCGCCAGAATTTACCGCTACCTATTCTAAAGAAGTCCTTGCTCCTATCCTCAGTTTAGAACCGGAAGACATTGACGATCGCTTTCCCATTCAAACCGTCTCGACTGGAATTCCCTTTATTATCGTTCCCCTGAAAACCCAAGCCGCTCTCAAGCGATGTCGAATTCAGCAACCCTTATATTTTGAATTTATAGAAGACAAGCCCGTAAAAATGATTTTTGTCTTTTGTCCCGAAACCAAACATCCCGAAAATACCTTTAGCGCTCGCATGTTTGCCGACTATCTCGGCATTCCCGAAGATCCCGCAACCGGCAGCGCCAATGGCTGTTTTGCAGGCTATTTAGTTCAACATCATTATTTAGAAACTGAAGATATTCATAATGTGCGCGTCGAACAAGGCTATGAAATTAATCGCCCCTCCCTCTTACACCTCAGCGCTCACCGGCATCAAGATACGATTTCGGTTCAAGTCGGCGGTACAGTCATCCCCATTGCCAAAGGTGAATTCTTCCTCTAG
- a CDS encoding bifunctional metallophosphatase/5'-nucleotidase — protein MTRTSVYWKRSLQVLLGLVIAVMIGLISGRFWSAAAFEVRLLHTNDHHAHLEPVGMGENGTLGGISKRKTLIDQLREESAIANQPLFVLDAGDVFQGTLYFNTYQGQADSKFYNALKYDAMTLGNHEFDRGQEVLAKFIQGSKFPLVSANLKIASNSPLSGLVQPWTILEKDGQKIGILGLTTPETMSMAEVGEGVEFLDPVEAAKEAIKALSEEGINKIIALTHLGITEDLKLAQQVDGIDVIIGGHSHTRVGDMPEATYPYPIVEKTPNGQPILVVTAWEWGKYLGDLDITFNRQGNLQNWQGNLHPVNAEITDHPQFEEILEAFAEPIDQMKAKVIGKTPVKLNGDRPDIRQKQTNLGTLLGEALLTKTVLNNTQIAIINGGGIRGSIAAGEISIGDVLEAFPFSNTIIEVDLTGKQIKELLEYGVSQVEKLDGCFPQVAGLKLDWSADLPVGSRMLSIQTRQADGAYVPLDLDQTYRVVTSSFLFKGGDGYSLFAEGKNMMDTGYLLSDTLIEYIRDRSDINP, from the coding sequence ATGACTCGAACTTCAGTCTATTGGAAAAGAAGCCTACAAGTCCTTCTTGGCCTTGTTATCGCCGTCATGATTGGGCTAATCAGTGGGCGTTTCTGGAGCGCGGCTGCTTTTGAAGTCCGTTTGTTGCACACCAACGATCATCACGCCCATTTAGAACCCGTAGGGATGGGAGAAAATGGGACATTGGGAGGGATTTCTAAACGCAAAACCCTAATCGATCAACTCAGAGAAGAGAGTGCGATCGCCAATCAACCCTTATTCGTCTTAGATGCAGGTGACGTATTCCAAGGAACACTCTATTTTAACACCTATCAAGGGCAAGCTGATAGTAAATTTTACAATGCCTTAAAGTATGATGCCATGACCCTCGGCAATCATGAATTCGATCGGGGTCAGGAGGTGTTAGCAAAATTCATTCAAGGGAGTAAATTTCCCCTGGTTTCGGCTAATCTTAAAATCGCGTCTAACTCCCCTCTCTCTGGGTTAGTCCAACCCTGGACTATTCTGGAAAAGGATGGGCAAAAGATCGGGATTTTGGGACTCACAACTCCGGAAACCATGAGTATGGCAGAAGTTGGGGAAGGGGTGGAATTTTTAGACCCAGTGGAAGCAGCCAAAGAAGCAATCAAAGCGTTAAGCGAAGAAGGAATTAATAAAATCATTGCCCTCACCCATCTGGGAATTACTGAGGATCTCAAGTTAGCCCAACAAGTCGATGGAATAGATGTAATTATTGGCGGCCATTCCCATACCAGAGTCGGAGATATGCCAGAGGCAACTTATCCCTATCCTATTGTGGAAAAAACACCCAATGGTCAACCCATTTTAGTCGTCACCGCTTGGGAATGGGGTAAATATTTAGGGGATTTAGATATTACGTTTAATCGCCAGGGAAATCTTCAGAACTGGCAGGGAAATCTTCATCCTGTAAATGCGGAAATTACCGATCATCCTCAATTTGAGGAGATTTTAGAAGCTTTCGCTGAACCCATCGATCAAATGAAGGCTAAAGTGATTGGAAAAACCCCGGTTAAACTGAATGGCGATCGCCCGGATATTCGCCAAAAGCAAACCAACCTAGGCACTCTTTTAGGAGAAGCATTGCTGACCAAAACAGTCCTTAACAATACTCAAATTGCAATTATTAATGGAGGTGGAATTCGAGGAAGTATTGCAGCCGGAGAAATTAGCATCGGTGATGTTTTAGAAGCTTTCCCTTTTTCCAATACGATTATTGAAGTAGACTTAACGGGAAAACAGATTAAAGAGCTTCTAGAATATGGAGTCAGTCAAGTGGAGAAACTCGATGGTTGTTTTCCCCAAGTGGCGGGACTGAAACTGGATTGGAGCGCCGATTTACCGGTGGGTTCGCGGATGCTGAGTATCCAAACTCGACAAGCTGATGGCGCTTATGTTCCCCTAGATCTGGATCAAACGTATCGGGTAGTTACGTCTAGTTTTTTGTTTAAAGGAGGAGATGGATATAGCCTATTTGCTGAAGGTAAAAATATGATGGATACGGGGTATTTATTGTCTGATACTCTGATAGAATATATCCGCGATCGCTCCGACATTAACCCGTAA